Proteins encoded by one window of Streptomyces sp. NBC_01477:
- a CDS encoding thioesterase family protein, with product MTSEAFYRSLGGGRYESSPATAGPWGPKTQHAGPPSALIGRAMERHGARTGMRIARVTLDLPRPVPVGDLDVEVTTVHAGGRTELLEGRITSDGRTVLLARAWRLVAAPAGTPGLSPLPPVPPVPGPQPPQTMAGAYPDGYVSAMEWRFPPGAPGAAEPGFDTPGPGTVWARQRIPLVAGEADTPLTRALTVADTSWAVAFELDHRAGLVINTDVTVALHRDPVGEWLCLRSATAAAPGGSGLAHGELHDPAGECGRILQTLLVTER from the coding sequence GTGACCAGTGAGGCGTTCTACCGGAGTCTGGGCGGCGGGCGGTACGAGAGCAGCCCGGCGACCGCGGGGCCGTGGGGTCCCAAGACGCAGCACGCGGGCCCGCCGTCCGCGCTCATCGGCCGGGCGATGGAACGCCACGGCGCCAGGACCGGGATGCGGATCGCCCGGGTGACGCTGGACCTGCCGCGCCCTGTGCCGGTCGGTGACCTCGACGTGGAGGTGACGACGGTGCACGCGGGCGGCCGTACGGAGCTGCTGGAGGGCCGGATCACCTCCGACGGCAGAACGGTGCTGCTGGCCAGGGCCTGGCGGCTGGTCGCCGCCCCCGCCGGGACACCCGGCCTGAGCCCGCTGCCGCCCGTACCGCCGGTGCCGGGTCCGCAGCCGCCGCAGACGATGGCGGGCGCGTATCCGGACGGCTACGTCTCCGCCATGGAGTGGCGCTTCCCGCCGGGCGCGCCCGGGGCCGCCGAGCCGGGCTTCGACACCCCGGGACCCGGTACGGTCTGGGCGCGGCAGCGGATCCCGCTGGTGGCGGGCGAGGCGGACACACCGCTGACCCGGGCGCTGACGGTGGCGGACACCAGCTGGGCGGTCGCCTTCGAGCTCGACCACCGCGCCGGCCTGGTGATCAACACCGACGTCACCGTGGCGCTGCACCGCGATCCGGTGGGCGAATGGCTGTGCCTGCGGTCCGCGACCGCCGCCGCGCCGGGCGGATCGGGCCTGGCGCACGGCGAGTTGCACGACCCGGCGGGCGAGTGCGGGCGGATCCTCCAGACACTGCTGGTCACCGAGCGCTGA
- a CDS encoding HpcH/HpaI aldolase/citrate lyase family protein, which translates to MVLTWLYAPGDRPEVVAKALRSGADVVLVDLEDAVGTDRKDYARAATAELLAEPVAGPAAVHVRVNALDGPWLAADLAALAGLPGLGGLRLPKVGSPADVGRVVRMLRDALGGGDLPGLFPLLESALGVENAFAIACADPAVRGIALGEADLRADLGLADEDALAWPRVRTVVAARAAGLAPPAQSIYPDVRDLAGLAASCRRGRALGFLGRAAIHPRQLAVIEQAYLPSEPEIAAARETVAAADASPGALALPDGRFIDPAVVAGAQRVLALASRAETMA; encoded by the coding sequence ATCGTCCTGACCTGGCTGTACGCGCCCGGTGACCGGCCCGAGGTGGTGGCCAAGGCGCTGCGGTCGGGGGCCGACGTGGTGCTGGTGGACCTGGAGGACGCGGTCGGGACCGACCGCAAGGACTACGCCAGGGCCGCGACCGCCGAACTGCTGGCGGAACCGGTCGCGGGTCCCGCGGCCGTGCATGTCCGGGTGAACGCGCTGGACGGCCCGTGGCTCGCCGCGGACCTGGCGGCGCTGGCCGGGCTGCCGGGGCTCGGCGGGCTGCGGCTGCCCAAGGTCGGTTCGCCGGCCGACGTCGGCCGGGTGGTGCGGATGCTGCGTGACGCCCTCGGCGGCGGGGACCTGCCGGGGCTCTTCCCGCTGCTGGAGTCGGCCCTCGGGGTGGAGAACGCCTTCGCCATCGCGTGCGCCGACCCGGCGGTGCGCGGAATCGCACTCGGGGAGGCGGACCTGCGGGCGGACCTCGGGCTCGCGGACGAGGACGCGCTGGCGTGGCCCCGGGTGCGCACGGTGGTCGCGGCCCGCGCGGCGGGGCTGGCGCCACCTGCCCAGTCGATCTATCCGGACGTGCGCGACCTGGCGGGGCTCGCCGCCTCCTGCCGGCGCGGCCGGGCGCTGGGCTTCCTGGGCAGGGCCGCGATCCACCCGCGCCAGCTGGCGGTCATCGAGCAGGCGTATCTGCCGTCGGAGCCGGAGATCGCCGCGGCCCGGGAGACGGTGGCGGCGGCCGACGCGTCGCCCGGCGCGCTGGCGCTGCCCGACGGGCGCTTCATCGACCCCGCGGTGGTGGCCGGCGCCCAGCGGGTGCTGGCGCTCGCGTCGCGGGCGGAGACGATGGCCTGA
- a CDS encoding CaiB/BaiF CoA transferase family protein — protein sequence MRVLDLATLFAGPGAATLLGDFGADVIKVEHPRKPDPSRGHGPGKNGVGLWWKHLGRNKRNVTVDLSTPGGREVLLKLVASADVVIENFRPGTLEKWGLGWEELSAANPRLVLARVTAFGQFGPYAGRPGFGTLAEAMSGFAATTGEPDGPPTLPPFGLADAVAGLATAYAVMAALAGRDRTGAGQVVDMAIIEPMLAVLGPQLLWFDQLGYVQPRMGNRSANNAPRNTYRTADGSWLAVSSSAQSVAERVLRLVGHPEFADEPWFATGTGRAAHAEQIDKVVGEWIGRHDREEVVAAFESAQAAVAPVYDVRDVVADPQFRALGTVARVEDEDLGPLRMQNVLFRLSETPGAIRWTGRPHGADTAEVLAELGLTAPQIDALREEGAL from the coding sequence ATGCGGGTGCTCGATCTAGCGACGCTTTTCGCCGGCCCCGGCGCCGCCACCCTGCTCGGCGACTTCGGCGCCGACGTGATCAAGGTCGAGCACCCGCGCAAGCCGGATCCGTCCCGCGGCCACGGCCCGGGGAAGAACGGCGTCGGCCTGTGGTGGAAGCACCTGGGCCGCAACAAGCGCAATGTCACCGTCGACCTGTCCACGCCCGGCGGGCGCGAGGTGCTGCTCAAGCTGGTCGCGTCCGCCGATGTGGTCATCGAGAACTTCCGCCCGGGCACCCTGGAGAAGTGGGGCCTGGGCTGGGAGGAGCTGTCGGCGGCCAATCCGCGGCTGGTGCTGGCCCGGGTCACCGCCTTCGGCCAGTTCGGCCCCTACGCGGGCCGCCCGGGCTTCGGCACTCTCGCCGAGGCGATGAGCGGTTTCGCCGCGACCACCGGCGAGCCGGACGGGCCGCCGACGCTGCCGCCGTTCGGGCTGGCCGACGCGGTGGCCGGGCTCGCGACCGCGTACGCGGTGATGGCCGCGCTGGCGGGCCGCGACCGTACCGGCGCCGGGCAGGTGGTGGACATGGCGATCATCGAGCCGATGCTCGCGGTGCTCGGCCCGCAGCTGCTGTGGTTCGACCAACTCGGCTATGTGCAGCCCCGGATGGGCAACCGTTCGGCCAACAACGCGCCCCGCAACACGTATCGCACGGCGGACGGCAGCTGGCTCGCGGTGTCGTCGTCGGCGCAGTCGGTGGCCGAGCGGGTCCTGCGGCTGGTCGGGCACCCGGAGTTCGCGGACGAGCCGTGGTTCGCGACCGGCACCGGGCGGGCCGCGCACGCCGAGCAGATCGACAAGGTGGTCGGCGAGTGGATCGGGCGGCACGACCGGGAGGAGGTGGTGGCCGCGTTCGAGTCGGCGCAGGCAGCGGTCGCCCCGGTCTACGACGTGCGCGACGTGGTCGCCGATCCGCAGTTCCGCGCGCTGGGCACGGTGGCGCGGGTCGAGGACGAGGACCTGGGCCCGCTGCGGATGCAGAACGTGCTCTTCCGGCTGTCGGAAACTCCCGGGGCGATCCGCTGGACCGGCCGCCCGCACGGCGCGGACACCGCCGAGGTGCTGGCCGAACTCGGCCTGACCGCACCGCAGATCGACGCGCTGCGCGAGGAGGGCGCGCTGTGA
- a CDS encoding ribokinase has protein sequence MTASTATPAGIAVLGSANMDLVAYVRVAPARGETVTGESFRTVAGGKGANQAIAAARAGGAVAMIGAVGEDDFGRRLRAALEGAGVGTGRLRTVPGPSGIAHIVVDGEGHNAIVVVPGANGTVTKLTSEDEAAIGAAGALLLQLELPLAGVLAGARAARAHGVRTVLTPAPAQPLPDELLAVTDLLVPNEHEAAALSGARDPREAARVLLDAVPEVVITLGAAGCLYAVRGREPLAVPALAADVVDTTAAGDTFVGALAVALGEGRAVADALGWATAASALSVEHPGASSSMPDRAAIDARAAAAHRNP, from the coding sequence ATGACCGCATCGACCGCAACACCGGCCGGGATCGCCGTGCTGGGCAGCGCCAACATGGACCTGGTCGCCTACGTCCGGGTCGCACCGGCCCGCGGCGAGACCGTCACCGGGGAGTCGTTCCGTACCGTCGCCGGCGGCAAGGGCGCCAACCAGGCGATCGCCGCCGCGCGGGCGGGCGGCGCGGTCGCGATGATCGGCGCGGTCGGCGAGGACGACTTCGGCAGGCGGCTGCGTGCCGCGCTGGAGGGCGCGGGCGTCGGCACCGGCCGACTGCGTACGGTGCCGGGCCCGAGCGGCATCGCGCACATCGTGGTGGACGGCGAGGGGCACAACGCGATCGTGGTGGTGCCCGGCGCCAACGGCACGGTGACGAAGCTGACGTCCGAGGACGAGGCCGCGATCGGCGCGGCGGGCGCGCTGCTGCTGCAGCTCGAACTCCCGCTGGCCGGTGTGCTGGCCGGGGCGCGGGCGGCCAGGGCGCACGGCGTGCGTACCGTGCTCACGCCCGCTCCCGCCCAGCCGCTGCCGGACGAACTGCTCGCCGTCACCGACCTGTTGGTGCCCAATGAGCACGAGGCCGCCGCGCTCAGCGGTGCGCGTGACCCGCGCGAGGCGGCCCGCGTGCTGCTCGACGCGGTGCCCGAGGTGGTGATCACGCTGGGCGCGGCGGGCTGCCTGTACGCGGTACGCGGCCGGGAGCCGCTGGCCGTGCCCGCACTGGCCGCCGACGTGGTGGACACCACCGCGGCGGGCGACACCTTCGTCGGGGCGCTGGCGGTGGCTCTCGGCGAGGGCCGGGCGGTCGCCGACGCGCTCGGCTGGGCGACGGCCGCCTCCGCGCTGTCCGTCGAGCACCCCGGCGCCTCCTCGTCCATGCCGGACCGCGCGGCCATCGACGCCCGCGCGGCCGCCGCGCACCGCAATCCGTAA
- a CDS encoding ADP-ribosylglycohydrolase family protein — MTTPAAEELRLTWVQPEDLLGHELRQAAEDGRDAADVRRRWLAAGGALAPDRAGASPGPTPPVLRTLAESLLDELASGISPLAPDEPTALAAIHATSPARRPTGLLSVSVAGQATELSTSVLGQAAAPSGSEADQADQAAAPTTSTAGQASEPSAVPAGTADGRAAPAPPAGGVTPAAEAEADRSTPGRAVVPGRTDVPDAADPVGGLLPGGSAGSAVAPDAARAALVTRLEAAWLGRAAGCLLGKPVEKLTLGGIRAIAAGTGNWPLDDWFTGIGLDPAVAARHPWNRRSRPTSLAENINGMPEDDDLNFPLLGLLLLEAHGHGFGTADVARLWLAELPAGRTFTAERVAYRNLLDGVEPPHTATRRNPFREWIGALIRADVYGWTHPGDPAAAGDEAWRDAVLTHTANGVYGAMFAAAVIARAAGGGADVHGCLAAGLDVVPAKSRLAGAVRFGIAAARAEPTGTPAGFAEVVDALHAAYGDHHWVHVLPNACLLAAALTHADGDFTGSITRAVSGGWDTDSNGATAGSVAGLLAGSPGALPGRWTDPLKNRLSTTVGGLDGIGFDTLARRTAALAVLPQEGSS; from the coding sequence ATGACGACGCCTGCGGCGGAGGAACTGCGGCTGACCTGGGTCCAGCCGGAGGACCTGCTCGGCCATGAGCTGCGCCAGGCGGCGGAGGACGGCCGCGACGCCGCCGACGTGCGGCGCCGCTGGCTCGCGGCGGGCGGCGCTCTCGCCCCCGACCGTGCGGGCGCCTCCCCCGGCCCGACCCCCCCGGTCCTGCGCACCCTGGCCGAGTCCCTGCTCGACGAACTGGCGTCCGGCATCAGCCCATTGGCCCCCGACGAGCCGACCGCCCTCGCGGCCATCCACGCGACGTCCCCGGCTCGGCGGCCCACAGGGCTGTTGTCGGTGTCCGTGGCGGGGCAGGCCACGGAGCTGTCCACGTCCGTGCTGGGACAGGCCGCAGCGCCCTCCGGATCCGAGGCGGACCAGGCGGACCAGGCCGCCGCGCCGACCACGTCCACGGCAGGGCAGGCCTCGGAGCCGTCCGCCGTCCCGGCCGGGACGGCGGACGGCCGGGCAGCGCCGGCACCGCCGGCGGGCGGCGTGACACCGGCAGCCGAAGCCGAAGCCGACCGGAGCACGCCCGGCCGGGCAGTCGTTCCGGGCCGCACCGACGTGCCGGATGCCGCCGACCCCGTGGGCGGCCTCCTCCCCGGGGGCAGCGCGGGCAGCGCCGTCGCCCCGGACGCGGCCCGCGCCGCGCTCGTGACCCGGCTGGAAGCCGCCTGGCTGGGGCGGGCCGCCGGGTGCCTGCTCGGGAAGCCGGTGGAGAAGCTGACGCTCGGCGGTATCCGGGCGATCGCGGCCGGGACCGGGAATTGGCCGCTGGACGACTGGTTCACCGGGATCGGCCTCGATCCGGCCGTCGCGGCGCGGCATCCGTGGAACCGCCGCAGCCGGCCCACCTCACTGGCCGAGAACATCAACGGGATGCCGGAGGACGACGACCTCAACTTCCCGCTGCTCGGCCTGCTCCTGCTGGAGGCCCACGGCCACGGCTTCGGCACCGCCGATGTGGCGCGGCTGTGGCTGGCCGAACTCCCGGCGGGGCGCACCTTCACCGCCGAGCGGGTCGCGTACCGCAATCTGCTGGACGGGGTCGAGCCGCCGCACACCGCCACCCGGCGCAATCCCTTCCGTGAGTGGATCGGCGCGCTCATCAGGGCCGATGTGTACGGCTGGACGCACCCCGGCGATCCGGCCGCCGCCGGGGACGAGGCGTGGCGCGACGCCGTGCTGACGCACACCGCCAACGGGGTCTACGGGGCGATGTTCGCCGCCGCCGTGATCGCCCGGGCGGCGGGCGGCGGCGCCGACGTGCACGGCTGCCTGGCGGCCGGGCTCGACGTGGTGCCCGCGAAGTCGCGGCTGGCCGGGGCGGTGCGCTTCGGCATCGCGGCGGCCCGCGCCGAGCCGACCGGTACGCCCGCCGGCTTCGCCGAGGTCGTGGACGCGCTGCACGCGGCGTACGGCGACCACCACTGGGTGCACGTACTGCCCAACGCCTGTCTGCTCGCCGCCGCGCTCACCCATGCGGACGGCGACTTCACCGGGTCCATCACCCGTGCGGTGTCGGGAGGGTGGGACACCGACTCCAACGGGGCGACGGCGGGTTCCGTCGCCGGGCTGCTCGCGGGTTCGCCCGGCGCGCTGCCCGGGCGCTGGACCGACCCGCTCAAGAACCGGCTGTCGACCACGGTCGGCGGGCTCGACGGCATCGGCTTCGACACGCTCGCCCGGCGTACCGCCGCGCTCGCGGTCCTCCCGCAGGAAGGCAGCTCATGA
- a CDS encoding ADP-ribosylglycohydrolase family protein codes for MKLTLEDRIAGCLVGAAVGDALGGPVEGWTPEQIAERHGGRVRGIVGPFHEDWRTARPIAPYHKGDGHVTDDTLMTQALVRVYAKVRDHLDAYSIAEHLVPDLITTPRWIPELEAEALPLQRIFLAEKWIVARLHYGHVDPREAGVGNIVNCGAAMYMAPVGVVNAGNAAAAYAEALEVAAPHQSSYGREAAGVFAAAVAAAFVPGATAAGVVDEVLGLAKDGTRAAIEAVCERAASYDDWEQALGPLREAVAPFDTVGPRYREPSLGARRPSRLHAIEELPVALGMLLVGGGAYEPAVLGSVNYGRDCDSIATMSGAIAGALGGTAAVPAEWSAEVGRASRLDLYAPAAELSAVTREIFARDTERRRAHETAFTALAGGR; via the coding sequence ATGAAACTGACGCTTGAGGACCGCATCGCCGGTTGCCTGGTCGGCGCCGCCGTAGGCGACGCCCTCGGCGGCCCGGTCGAGGGCTGGACACCGGAACAGATCGCCGAACGGCACGGCGGCCGGGTGCGCGGCATCGTCGGCCCCTTCCACGAGGACTGGCGCACCGCACGCCCCATCGCGCCCTACCACAAGGGTGACGGGCACGTCACCGACGACACCCTGATGACGCAGGCGCTGGTCCGGGTCTACGCCAAGGTCCGCGACCACCTGGACGCGTACAGCATCGCCGAGCACCTGGTGCCCGATCTGATCACCACGCCCCGGTGGATACCCGAACTGGAGGCCGAGGCGCTGCCGTTGCAGCGGATCTTCCTGGCGGAGAAGTGGATCGTGGCCCGGCTGCACTACGGCCATGTGGATCCGAGGGAGGCGGGCGTCGGCAATATCGTCAACTGCGGTGCGGCGATGTACATGGCGCCGGTCGGCGTGGTCAACGCCGGCAATGCGGCGGCTGCTTACGCGGAGGCGCTGGAGGTGGCGGCGCCGCACCAGTCGTCGTACGGGCGCGAGGCGGCCGGGGTCTTCGCCGCGGCCGTGGCGGCGGCCTTCGTGCCGGGTGCCACCGCGGCGGGCGTGGTGGACGAGGTGCTGGGGCTCGCCAAGGACGGTACGCGGGCCGCGATCGAGGCGGTGTGCGAGCGTGCCGCGTCGTACGACGACTGGGAGCAGGCGCTCGGGCCGCTGCGGGAGGCGGTCGCGCCCTTCGACACGGTCGGGCCGCGCTACCGCGAGCCCTCGCTCGGCGCCAGGCGGCCGTCCCGGCTGCACGCCATCGAGGAACTGCCGGTCGCGCTCGGCATGTTGCTGGTCGGCGGCGGCGCGTACGAGCCCGCGGTGCTCGGTTCTGTGAACTACGGGCGGGACTGCGACTCGATCGCCACGATGAGCGGCGCGATCGCCGGCGCGCTCGGCGGCACCGCGGCGGTGCCCGCCGAATGGAGCGCGGAGGTGGGCCGGGCCAGCCGGCTCGACCTGTACGCTCCCGCCGCCGAACTGAGCGCCGTCACCCGGGAGATCTTCGCCCGGGACACCGAACGCCGCCGCGCTCATGAGACGGCGTTCACGGCTCTGGCGGGAGGGCGATGA
- a CDS encoding ADP-ribosylglycohydrolase family protein yields MTRTPGPVPADPPAATTDPGAPLIPASRTGAADALSADTAATTTDTAAPPPPLIPASRTGAPDADSRPPDPIRAEPAGVPGAAPTPSADTPEPYEPPDPLPPHQARVPGQAPPPDTPPPGQPQDPLPAVRAEVPVPARTGVRRPGRTGDAARDTAGPVGGDELRSRVEGMLLGLAAGDAAGWPAARHRAARMPEWTRRLTRELDTFAEQNETTTLPVPIALNQPPEPLRLGPSDDAEWAAFTAEAVLASRGAMGSDLSRDRRVRSAVDLAWMSLAAEISTAAARAPEVESAVIPLRARISVRAGLGNLATGLRPPATGHDNPHFFDDAACGRACVLAVVHPGDPAAAADLAEYDARYTQDEDGVHGARAMAAAVALALVGATAADCVAAALRQLPPGSEIARNAEHAVALTRAAKAAGGHGRGQAFGLIPLLEHQIIDHVYSYGIAAADTVPVALALVLASDGAVDEAVPAAACLSRVADSAPALAGALAGALGGARSLPASWRAACRTLAGCALPRLAGLDLVELAGRLAAIEPAVTVGEGLGTHETDA; encoded by the coding sequence ATGACGCGAACCCCCGGCCCGGTCCCGGCCGACCCGCCCGCCGCCACCACCGACCCGGGAGCGCCCCTGATCCCGGCGTCCCGCACCGGCGCCGCGGACGCCCTGAGCGCCGACACCGCCGCGACCACCACCGACACGGCGGCGCCGCCGCCGCCCCTGATCCCCGCGTCCCGCACGGGCGCCCCGGACGCCGACAGCCGGCCGCCGGACCCGATCCGGGCGGAGCCGGCGGGCGTACCCGGCGCCGCCCCGACGCCGTCCGCCGACACCCCGGAGCCGTACGAGCCGCCGGATCCGCTCCCGCCGCACCAGGCGCGTGTGCCAGGCCAGGCCCCGCCCCCCGACACCCCGCCCCCCGGCCAACCGCAGGACCCGCTCCCAGCGGTACGGGCCGAGGTACCCGTCCCGGCGCGTACCGGCGTGCGGCGCCCCGGTCGCACGGGGGACGCCGCACGCGATACGGCGGGGCCGGTGGGGGGCGACGAACTGCGTTCGCGGGTGGAGGGGATGCTGCTGGGGCTCGCGGCGGGGGACGCCGCCGGGTGGCCGGCGGCCCGGCACCGGGCGGCGCGGATGCCCGAGTGGACCCGGCGCCTCACCCGGGAGCTGGACACCTTCGCCGAGCAGAACGAGACGACCACCCTGCCGGTGCCGATCGCGCTCAACCAGCCGCCCGAGCCGCTGCGGCTCGGCCCGTCCGACGACGCCGAGTGGGCGGCCTTCACCGCCGAGGCGGTGCTCGCCTCGCGCGGGGCGATGGGCAGCGACCTCAGCCGCGACCGGCGGGTGCGCTCCGCGGTGGACCTGGCCTGGATGTCGCTGGCGGCCGAGATCTCCACGGCGGCGGCCCGCGCGCCCGAGGTCGAGTCCGCGGTGATCCCGCTGCGGGCCAGGATCTCGGTACGCGCCGGGCTCGGCAATCTCGCCACCGGCCTGCGCCCGCCGGCCACCGGCCACGACAACCCGCACTTCTTCGACGACGCGGCCTGCGGACGGGCCTGCGTCCTGGCAGTCGTCCACCCCGGCGACCCCGCGGCCGCGGCGGACCTCGCCGAATACGACGCGCGCTACACCCAGGACGAGGACGGTGTGCACGGCGCCCGTGCGATGGCCGCCGCCGTCGCCCTCGCGCTGGTCGGCGCCACGGCGGCGGACTGCGTGGCGGCGGCGCTGCGCCAGTTGCCGCCCGGCTCGGAGATCGCCCGCAACGCGGAGCACGCGGTGGCGCTCACCCGGGCCGCCAAGGCGGCGGGCGGCCACGGCCGCGGACAGGCGTTCGGCCTGATCCCGCTGCTGGAACACCAGATCATCGACCACGTCTACAGCTACGGCATCGCCGCCGCCGACACCGTACCGGTCGCACTCGCGCTGGTCCTGGCCAGTGACGGCGCGGTGGACGAGGCGGTGCCCGCCGCCGCGTGCCTGTCGCGGGTCGCGGACTCGGCGCCCGCGCTCGCCGGCGCGCTGGCCGGCGCGCTCGGCGGCGCGCGATCCCTGCCCGCCTCGTGGCGGGCCGCTTGCAGAACTCTGGCCGGCTGCGCACTGCCGCGTCTCGCCGGTCTCGATCTCGTGGAGCTGGCCGGACGGCTGGCCGCCATCGAACCCGCCGTCACCGTTGGGGAAGGACTCGGAACCCATGAAACTGACGCTTGA